The Piliocolobus tephrosceles isolate RC106 chromosome 12, ASM277652v3, whole genome shotgun sequence genome includes the window ACTTAAGGTGCTTAAGGCCCTTGTAAAAGTTTTATGATTCTTTCatgcttttgcttttgtgttctaAAACGCAGAAAGACcttgagggagagaagaggaagcaaaatgttatcagaaggaaaaaaattctcgTGAGTGCTACCTGGAGGGGAAAATGTGAAACtggatcttaatttttttttgttttgtttttcaaaggatATTTCTGCCTGTGAAAAATGAGGCCTATGAAGGACAGAAAATGTGCCAAAGTCACTTTTCGTAACAATCTCCGAATTCCACATATGTCCATGTGAGTGACTGGACAAATTCTGACTGACTATAAGGGCTCTGGAGCTCCTTTTCCTCCACTCAAAAATCTCATTCTCCCAATACTTTATCATGTATCACTTATCATtcacttaagaaatatttttgtaatacctactatgtgccaggtacagcATCATGTCACGGAAATACAAAGATCAAAATAGTAGTGAGCAAAACAGAAACCTTCTGctaaaaaaagtgtttaaaaaatatgacaCTCATCAAAGACAGCAAGGGAGACTAGTCAATAGGGGACTATCATAGTATGTAGAGGAAAAATTGCAGTGAGGTCTCACAGTAAGGCAGAGAACTGAGGCTTGTCTCCCAATCCAACAAGAACAAGTGTggatttatagccaaggagcaaTGTCGGGGGTGAGTGGATGGAAAATCAGTAACAGTAAACATCAGGGGTAAGGAGAAGTCTTCACTGACTGACtcaacaggattcttgctgaaggcaggccagagTGACAAGATATGGAGAATGGGGTATGAGGAATTTGATCAGCTGTTCAGGGTAGTCAGGTACCAATGGTGGATAATTCTCACTAAATTAACTTAATAGTATGACAGGCCATATCTCACTAACAGCTGAACAGGCAGGACTCCAAAACAACTATTTCATCACTGACTGAGTGgtgaagttaaatattaaaagctgagagagccagtgcccttatacaaaggctggaagGTAACAAAAGCACATCAAGAGTTTTTCCCAGGCCTTTCCTAGGCCTTGAAGCACGACAAGGTAACGATGGAATTCTTAACAGGGCCCGTTTAGAATTAAGCAAGTTTTTActgggggtctgaagaaactccccagaccTCCACAAAATGTTTATTGGGGGTCTAAAGGAACTCCTCAAAGCTCCATGATTTAgtaggagacaagataagggtagtcaccccagcacctggacccatctagattaagtaaatttactgaggctccagaggaaggtcttcaaaACTCAGATTTTAGTTACAGATtagaagaagttaatcacttatgtctttagacgAATGCACACTTATACAcagacatatagcttagaaggtatataagttctggaaaactttgtaattttgagttggtctggcgaTAGTTTCCCACCCTTCTCCCCATACctggttacagaaataaactctcttcTTTCCCAGTTCACCTGCATCTTGTCATTGTGCAGCGAGAATAAGCAACCCCACCCTTGGTTTGGTCTGAGAACAGTAAGATTCTTGTTCAAACTAGATTCTACAAGGACAGAGGGAAGTTCAAGTTCGGGCCTAATCAATAACAGCTCAGAGGAGCCTAACTAAAGTTAGGTCAAGGAGAGAGTTTTTGTCATTCTTCTCTTGatcaaggaaagaagaaacattcAGATATTTGCTGAATGGTGCAAGAAGTCAGGCATTTAATGATGGgaattttcattaaaacaaaataaaaacaaagattatgGCTGGAAACAGTTGTTGAATCCAGTAGGCAGATAGTCAAGAAGATTTCTAGGTTTAAGCTCAAAACATTTTTAGATGGGGAAGTGAGGACAGCAGTGGCAATATGAGAAATTTCTTGGTTTGATTTGCAGTTTTAATGTCTTTGCTGATGACATCAGGTGTTTCAGTGAGCTTTCTAAGTGGGCCACACAGCAGCAAGTATGAAGTTATGATCATTACCTACAGATCGTCTGCTATGGTTTATATTGTTTGAAGTCCAGCTTCAATTTGCAGGACTTTATGGAAAGGGCAGTTTTTGGTCTCAGTGATACCAAGTCAGGAGGGTGGgagaaaaattggaagcattcgtTTGGAGAGTTataaccagaaaaagaaaactagaaaagtttaaaatgcagtccagtttacagaaagaaaataaaaccaaacacaaTGAACAGGACTATAATCTGATAACAGGTGCACTATAGTTTTCCactgaaacaaaatttatttctaaagtcATCCcccttgtttgtaaaataaatctGATCTCATTAGCTTCGGCCTGCCTatttacataaatacaaaaagaatggTAATTAACCACATAGGTCTTTTAGAGTCTGCTTTGCTGGAACTTTTCATAAGGAATCTCAAACTAGACTTTTAAACCCTTCTCAAGGCTATGAAGCCAAGCCAAGAATTCCCTACCAAATTTCGCCTGTAGTATCTTTGGATTTAGATGAATTCCTCTTTTCTCAAGGTCCCCAAGGTACCCTGAGGTTCCTGGGCCtgcatgatggttaattttatgtgtcaacttgactgggttaatGGATGCTGGTAAACCATTATTTCtaggtatgtctgtgagggtgtttttggaagagaatggcatttgaatcagtaaacTGAGTAAAGAAGACCCGCCCTGCCCAGTGTGAGTGGGCATCATCCAGTCTTTTGAGGGCCCatctgaacagaacaaaaaggcaggGAAGGGTAAATTCTCTCGCTTTTTTTGAGCTGGAAAATCCATCTTCTGCCTTTGGACAGCAGAGCTCCTAGTTCTTGAGCCTTCAGACTCCATGATTTACATCAGCATccctctggttctcaggcctaCTGCCATAAATTGGGAGTTACACCAATCCCTcccctggttctgaggccttcAAACTCAAACTTaattacaccactggctttcctggttcttggTATCCATAATCATGCAAGCTAATTCCCATGATACatctctttatctatctatctatctatctatctatctatctatctatctatctatctacctacctatccatctatctatatttttgttggttttgtttctccAGAGAACCCTGACTTATACAATCTGCCAGGAAGTAACCTCTCTCACTCACCTGTAATGCTGGGAACCCTGTAAGGCAGGTACCAGGCCAGTTTTTCCAAGAGTGTTTTGTAAGCATTGGCTCTATAAAGTCAACTGTATTTCCTTAAAACTAATTCTATACCCATTATTTCCTAATATGGCATTCTGGTCAAAATCTTGGTAATATAACCAATTTCTCCAGTTGTGTCTAGTTACAAGGAAAACATATTCTTACTGAACTTaggcaaataactatattgccatgaaaataagaatattcaaTAAGAGGTTCCAAATTCTGGGAGGGATAAGGTAGgcagaaagataaatattcatttttgttcACAAAAGTATAATctactaggccaggcgcggtggctcaagcctgtaatgccagcactttgggaggccgagacgggtggatcatgaggtcaggagatcaagaccatcctggctaacaaggtgaaaccccgtctctactaaaaaaaaaatacaaaaaactagccgggtgaggtggtgggcgcctgtagtcccagctactcgggaggctgaggcaggagaatggcgtgaacctgggaggcggagtttgcagtgagctgagatccggccactgctccagcctgggcgacagagccagactccgtctcaaaaaaaaaaaaaaaaaaaaaaagtgtaatctACTAAATTGTTATAAGTTATAGATAGcttaagagaaaagaggaaaagggtCCTTGAATATGGAAACTAACATTAAAGAATCagcaatgttttaaaacaaaagtatacAAAAGTATAAACATTCTCATTAGTTCATTCAGTCCCATGTCACAAATCCTTGTTTTCCTTGATTTAGGGTTAGCAGTTTTATAAGACTATCAGTTTCTTCATTAAGTCTGGAAGTTCTTACTCAATCCAGTAGCATGTTTGCAAAGTTATTCAATTGATGCCATCATGGAAATTTCTTGCTTGTAGCTGATTGTTGATGCTTTCAGAGAAGAATCAGAGTAAAACAAAAACTGTCTGTGAGTGACAGAAGACTTAAAATGATCATGATTAAAGATTGGAAGAGAGTTCATTTGACAAGAAATTTGGTTAGTTCTGTGGCATACAGCATTTTAGGATAATAACTGCAATTATGACTGATTATGTGGTCAGTAAGGGCATTGACAAATTTTTAGGAATTTCATACAATTTCTGAAACACATATTAATAAGTTATATTCATACACATATCATCTATAGAAGGTTAAGCATCACTTCTTATTTGACAATGCTTTTCATACAATTTAACATATGAAATAAACCTAATTACTTTAATATCTCTCTTTTACAAGGTGAAAGAACAAGTTCTTTAATAAGAGAGCCCTCTGGCAAATATCAGTTAGTTCCAAGTCAAAAAGACATcatttagaatttgattttgggaagttTGTCAAAAATGTCAAAAGGTTTGAGCACTTGATTAAATAGGATTACAGATCTCTATGAAATATACCTAGTTATCCATTTAATCAAAGTGGCAGTAAAAGATTCCAGAGGTAAATATAGAAAGTAACATACTCGAGAAAAATAACCCTAgcttttttaatattgaaaagaTTTGCTTTCAAAAGTAATTAAATATGTGATAAAGACAACATGAAGCACAGGAACTTTATCTACATAAGACATAGCATCTTTCCTTCCTAGATGAATTATTCAAcaggtaaagaaaaatattttacaataatttaagAAAACGTTGTCCTTTTAACAGAGTGAAAACCAAATTATAGATTTGGATTAGTACATTattgtgcttaaaaaaaaatccttataaaaatattagcatCTTGACTACACATAAAATTCCTTTTCCACAACTTctgcaacttttaaaaaatatgtatttagctTCAGTCCtactctttttccctttctcatttTGAACAATCACTCATCTTACTTTAGGATAAAATGACTCTTCTTTCCTTAATGAAAAaggatttttcatattttatacacTTTATTAAAAACGTAACCTACTACCCTTCTATATTTTGCATACAAAGTTGCTTCCCCACAGCCTTATTATTTCCAGTggtgtatataatattttttagcCATCATTCACCTTTCTTCTACAGAAAAAAACTGGGAAGTGGACAATTGTGAAGTCTGTCACATACCAGGATTCTGTATGAGCACATTAGCaaattttatgaatataccaTCCCACATTTCTTACAGGTATAGGCTATtttttataatacaatttttcatgtttattaagaGGCCCAAACATATTTCATATGTTCCATATGAAAATAAGAACCCAAAGTATAGAGACATAAACTTAGATTTAGTAGTGTTTTAATAGTTTATCTTGCTTAGAAATGATCTAGTTATTTAATTAATATCTATTACCTAATTTAACTTAGGATAACTCTtaaggtttcacatcaccaaatatttggaaactgtttttaagttataataattataacatcATACAAGGATAAACatcatttcaagttatttttctgttaacTAATTTTATAGCGTGTGCATGTTAGGCAagcatcaacaaaacaaaaacctaaaaatgttaaatatatggtcttttgtttAACTGCTCTGCTTGATATATATGAAGCAGTGGATACTGCACTTATTCATTCTTAggttaaatttataatttttataactttaagcATTTAGTAGAGATAACATACTGGTAAACCCAGGTAGAATAAATATGTATGCTCATCTTATACTTAATGCTGATAACTCAGAGGACATACCCTTTTTTAATTAAACCAACAATATTAAAGTAATCTTATTTCCCAAAGATTTACCCAAGTCATATAAAATTGAAAAGCATTTGAGTTAGTTCCTATATTTCTGGGAGTTTTAGgaatatttaatttctatgtctCATTTATCTTGTAAGCCAATTTGAATAGAACTTATCCTTTGAgggattttataaattaatttggtaATACCATCTGGAAGTAGGGAAATATCATTTATGTAATACGCATGCATACATACaagcatatataaacatatagatGCAAACAGAGACCTTATAGCTTTCATTCTAAAAATTTAGCCATGAATCAGGCAACACAGTAATACAAAACTCATTGGCTTATCTCCACTTATATTTTTATCTGAATTGTGTTTCTGACAAAAATGGGACAAATTGAGGTTACCTACTCAATAAGAGCTAAAGATTAGGGAAAATAGCTAatgtatgctgggcttaatacctaggtgatgggttgataggtgcagcaaaccaccatggcacatgtttacctacgtaacaaacctgcacatcttgcccatgtaccccagaacttaaaagaaaaaaacaatgaaaaagaaagttaaaaacagaatatGATAAAGTATCAGTTATAAAATACATAACTGTTTTAAGAAAGAACAtgttaaaaggaataaataaaatgtaaatgactgaagaaaaaaaagagctaaagCTTTTTATGAAGTTTTGTGGAGACCTCCAAGGACCTCCAAGATTTTCTTTTGCCCTGATATGTAATCCTATAAAGGCTGACGACTAAATTTGAGATCAAGGACGGAGGGCACATCAAGAAAATGTCTAGATGATTCCAGAGTCCATCTGAGTAGACAAAATATCCAGTCTGTTTCtaatcagccttttttttttttttttttcagcatcagATAGTGGCTTTCAGGTATCTCTGAGTCTCTTGAGAGGCCACGATGTGAGTGGGAGGATTAAAGTTCAAATGACTGAGGTACTTGAGCTggagtgaaaaggaaaatgtctgGCAGGGGTGGACAGAGAAGTGGAGGAGGCAGGGGTTTGAGGGGAACATAACAAAGAATTCAAGGGAGCCGAAGGGAAGATCGAAGGTGGTAAGAGGAAGAAGCAATGGGAAGGAAGAGACCATAGAGGAGCCAGTTTGAGGAGATCTCAGGTTCCTTAAAGAGGCCACTGGAGTTCCAAATAATCCCCAGCAAACTCATGCCAATAAGAAAGGAAGTAGACAGAGCTGGCCTCAGCAGGGGTTCAAGAGGAGGAGTTGCAGACAACTGAACAATTTCCATAAAGAGAGGCCTCAcaaacagccagaaaaaaaaaaaaaattccagcccAGTAGTTGTGGAGTGGATCCTCACTTGAAAGAAAAGAGTCAGGAAAATATTACAGGCCAGGGAGCCAGGAAGTAATTAAATAAGGGTGGGAGACAGGAAGAATTTTCTAGTCAGGACCAGGCCCAGGAATTAGAGAATATATGTAACTCCATTCCAAACAAAGAGCCAGGAAGAAAGACTTCCAGCCCAACAGgtgccttctttctctctttctctttctttttcttcttctttttttgagacagagtctcatcctgtcacccaggctggagtgcaggaaaCTCAGGTGCCTTTCATAAAAAGCTTCGGACTCTAACCCAGCTTCAGAGAGTACACTCAGAATCACAAGAATCAAAACGTATCCTCACCCTGCTTCAACAGACTGCCATCTGGAACACTGGCTCAAGAGTTAGGCTTACCAATGGATTCCTGATCAGTCAGCCAAGAGTGAAGACAAAGGTTTCAAAGGTGCATACTTCAGGATGAGAGCTCCAGGGGTCCAATGGTGAATCTGATCTTATCTGAGTCACAGCCAACATaactgtgaaaaaaattattcatgacaCTTGTTAAAGATGGTAAGAAAGACTCTGTTCCATGAAGGACTATCACAGTAGGTACAGGGACCACTGCAATGGGGTCAGTCTTGCAGTAGGGGAATAAAATTGGCATTGACTCCCACTCCAGCAAGAACAGGTAAAAGGCAGAATAGAGACTCAGTGAATGGAAAATTACTGAAAGGAAACATCAGGGCTAAGGGggattcttgctaaactgactcAACAGGGTGACAAGATATCTAGTGTTGGGCATGAGGAATTTGATCAGCTATTCAGGGAGGTCAGATATCAGTGGTGGGGAATTTTCACTAAATTAACTTAGTAAGATTCTTGCTCAAACTGAATTCTACAAGCCCAAGTTTAGGCCTGGTAGAGCAGAGGGCTTAGAGGAGCCTGATTAAAGTTTGGTCAAAGGAGAGAGTCTTTGTCACTTccttttacttttgatgtttgTCATTTAGTATACACAGATAAGAAATTACAAATGACTCCAAATGCTGTCACAGAGAATAAGAGATGCCATGAAAGCAAAGGGAGGTCTATTTGCTGTTGGGGGTCAGGAAATGGCCCCTGAAAGTCAATGATGATTGAACTGAAATCTGAAAGGGTGTTCCAGGCTGCACGaagaacctggaaaaaaaaaattcttggacGGGAAGGTTCATGAATGCTCCCATAATTGGAAGATCAGAATAGAAAGCTGGAGGTAGAGTGGGAAGAATTTAAGGGGAGAAGGTTCCAGATAGATGCCTGAGTAAACTGAGCAGATCATAACAGCTGTTTTTCAGCCTCTTCTGAATTTGGGTCTTTATGTCAAGAACAGTGGGCAGCCATTGAAGGGtttgaaagagagaagaagaagatcTGATGGGTGTTTCGAGGGTGGATAAGGGATTGGACAGCAGCAGGAGGAGATATTGGGGGCCCAGTTCAATGACTGTGAGTGAAGTTGCATAAGAGAAAATGGTGATTTGAAACAGGGTGGTGGCAGAAGAGATCAAATGAGCCTCTTGAAATATTTAGGTCACATCTGAGTGCTGGATTGGAGAATGGGCAACGTGAAGGGGCTGAGGAGGACACGCAGATTCCCAGCTGATATAATTGGCTCTATGTTGGGGTCATTCACCAagacagggagaggagaggaggactAACGTATGTGTGGTGGAGGGAGAGTGTGGATGGGCACAGGAGGGACGAGCAGAAGGTCATCACCTTCTAGCTGAGGCCTCTCTCATCTTTCCAACCAAAGTCGTGGCTTTCAAAGTTTTGACAGTGACCCACAGTGAGAAATATTTAACATAGCTTTCCTGTGGGCAGTCAGGGTGTATAGAAGTTTCTAAAACAATGCTTCCCCTTTCCAAGTGCAACCAAAGGGTATTTCTTACCTTATTTTCCgttaaaagggagaaaaaaaatgacgTTAGCATGGGCCACGAGGAGGTAACGTCAGCGGGAAAGCCAGCAGCAACGGCAAAAGCAACGGTAGTTGTAACGGTAGCGGTGACGTCAGCGGTAACGGCAACGGTGACGGCAACGGTAGCGGTACCGGTAGCGGTAACGGTGGCGGTAGCGGAGGCGGCAACCATCGTGACGTCATACACAGCGCCCTTTGTGACGCCAGGGCCCTGGTGCTTTAACTAGGGCCTTGGgacctgttgcccaggcagacGGCGCTGCAGTTTCAGACTGGAGGGCGGCGGACGGCTGCTCAGCGGCCCAACTCTCTCGCAGCCCTTCTCTCCGCGAGATGTCAGCCTCTACGTCCTCGCACCGGCCCATCAAGGGgatcctgaaaaacaaaagctCGTCGGGTTCCTCGGTGGCGACTTCCGGTCAGCAGTCTGGAGGGAATATTCAAGAcgtgaagagaaagaaatcccAGAAGTGGGACGAATCAAGCATCCTTGCGACTCACTGCGCAACGTACAGAGATTACGATTTAATGAAGGCAAATGAGCCCGGCACTTCCTACATGAATGtgcaagaaaatgaggaagattcAGTGCGCGATGTCGAAGGAGAAGATTCAGTGCGTGGTGTCGAAGGAAAGGAAGCCATGGCCGCCCCTGATGCTATGGACCACAGCTGTGAGGTGAAGGAGCAAGAGAGCAACGAGGCCTACATGAGAAAAATCCTCCTccagaaacaggagaaaaagcGGCAGTTCGAAATAAGAAGAAGGCTTCACTACAACGAAGAATTGAACATCAAATTAGCTAGACAATTAATGTGGAACGACCTACAAAGTGAAGACGATGAAAACGAAGAAAGGC containing:
- the PPP1R2C gene encoding protein phosphatase inhibitor 2 family member C, which gives rise to MSASTSSHRPIKGILKNKSSSGSSVATSGQQSGGNIQDVKRKKSQKWDESSILATHCATYRDYDLMKANEPGTSYMNVQENEEDSVRDVEGEDSVRGVEGKEAMAAPDAMDHSCEVKEQESNEAYMRKILLQKQEKKRQFEIRRRLHYNEELNIKLARQLMWNDLQSEDDENEERPQAKNEEKTAAEESEEAPLSGGLQIQSCDP